Proteins encoded together in one Larus michahellis chromosome 4, bLarMic1.1, whole genome shotgun sequence window:
- the PPM1A gene encoding protein phosphatase 1A isoform X1 has product MGAFLDKPKMEKHNAQGQGNGLRYGLSSMQGWRVEMEDAHTAVIGLPNGLDGWSFFAVYDGHAGSQVAKYCCEHLLDHITSNQDFKGPDGPPSVESVKSGIRTGFLQIDEHMRVISEKKHGADRSGSTAVGVMISPQHTYFINCGDSRGLLCRNRKVHFFTQDHKPSNPLEKERIQNAGGSVMIQRVNGSLAVSRALGDFDYKCVHGKGPTEQLVSPEPEVYEIERSEEDDQFIILACDGIWDVMGNEELCDFVRSRLEVTDDLEKVCNEIVDTCLYKGSRDNMSVILICFPNAPKVLPEAVKREAELDKYLESRVEEIIKKQGEGVPDLVHVMRTLATESIPNLPPGGELASKRSVIEAVYNRLNPYRNDDTDSASTDDMW; this is encoded by the exons ATGGGAGCATTTTTAGACAAGCCAAAGATGGAGAAGCATAATGCCCAGGGGCAAGGGAATGGGCTTCGCTACGGTCTGAGTAGCATGCAAGGCTGGCGAGTTGAAATGGAGGATGCACATACGGCTGTGATTGGTTTGCCAAATGGACTTGATGGATGGTCATTTTTTGCTGTATATGATGGGCATGCTGGATCACAGGTTGCCAAGTACTGCTGTGAGCATTTATTAGATCACATCACAAGCAACCAGGATTTTAAAGGGCCAGATGGGCCACCATCTGTGGAAAGTGTAAAGAGCGGCATCAGAACAGGTTTTCTGCAAATTGATGAACACATGAGAGTCATCTCCGAGAAGAAACATGGTGCAGACAGAAGTGGGTCAACAGCTGTGGGTGTCATGATTTCTCCCCAACATACGTACTTCATCAACTGTGGAGACTCAAGAGGTTTACTATGTAGAAATAGGAAGGTTCACTTCTTCACACAGGATCACAAACCAAGTAATCCACTGGAGAAGGAGCGTATACAGAATGCAGGTGGCTCTGTAATGATTCAACGTGTGAATGGCTCTCTTGCTGTTTCAAGGGCACTTGGGGACTTTGATTACAAATGTGTCCATGGGAAAGGTCCTACAGAACAGCTAGTCTCACCTGAGCCTGAAGTTTATGAAATTGAGAGATCAGAAGAAGATGATCAGTTCATCATACTGGCTTGCGACGGTATCTGGGATGTTATGGGAAACGAAGAGCTGTGTGACTTTGTAAGATCCAGACTTGAAGTCACTGATGACCTTGAGAAAGTTTGCAATGAGATAGTTGACACCTGCTTGTACAAG gGAAGTCGAGACAACATGAGTGTGATATTGATCTGTTTTCCGAATGCACCAAAGGTATTGCCAGAGGCGGTGAAAAGAGAGGCAGAGTTGGACAAGTACCTGGAAAGCAGAGTAGAAG AGATCATAAAGAAGCAGGGTGAAGGAGTCCCAGACTTAGTCCACGTGATGCGTACGTTAGCAACTGAGAGCATCCCAAACCTCCCGCCAGGGGGTGAATTGGCAAGCAA
- the PPM1A gene encoding protein phosphatase 1A isoform X2: MGAFLDKPKMEKHNAQGQGNGLRYGLSSMQGWRVEMEDAHTAVIGLPNGLDGWSFFAVYDGHAGSQVAKYCCEHLLDHITSNQDFKGPDGPPSVESVKSGIRTGFLQIDEHMRVISEKKHGADRSGSTAVGVMISPQHTYFINCGDSRGLLCRNRKVHFFTQDHKPSNPLEKERIQNAGGSVMIQRVNGSLAVSRALGDFDYKCVHGKGPTEQLVSPEPEVYEIERSEEDDQFIILACDGIWDVMGNEELCDFVRSRLEVTDDLEKVCNEIVDTCLYKGSRDNMSVILICFPNAPKVLPEAVKREAELDKYLESRVEDGV; encoded by the exons ATGGGAGCATTTTTAGACAAGCCAAAGATGGAGAAGCATAATGCCCAGGGGCAAGGGAATGGGCTTCGCTACGGTCTGAGTAGCATGCAAGGCTGGCGAGTTGAAATGGAGGATGCACATACGGCTGTGATTGGTTTGCCAAATGGACTTGATGGATGGTCATTTTTTGCTGTATATGATGGGCATGCTGGATCACAGGTTGCCAAGTACTGCTGTGAGCATTTATTAGATCACATCACAAGCAACCAGGATTTTAAAGGGCCAGATGGGCCACCATCTGTGGAAAGTGTAAAGAGCGGCATCAGAACAGGTTTTCTGCAAATTGATGAACACATGAGAGTCATCTCCGAGAAGAAACATGGTGCAGACAGAAGTGGGTCAACAGCTGTGGGTGTCATGATTTCTCCCCAACATACGTACTTCATCAACTGTGGAGACTCAAGAGGTTTACTATGTAGAAATAGGAAGGTTCACTTCTTCACACAGGATCACAAACCAAGTAATCCACTGGAGAAGGAGCGTATACAGAATGCAGGTGGCTCTGTAATGATTCAACGTGTGAATGGCTCTCTTGCTGTTTCAAGGGCACTTGGGGACTTTGATTACAAATGTGTCCATGGGAAAGGTCCTACAGAACAGCTAGTCTCACCTGAGCCTGAAGTTTATGAAATTGAGAGATCAGAAGAAGATGATCAGTTCATCATACTGGCTTGCGACGGTATCTGGGATGTTATGGGAAACGAAGAGCTGTGTGACTTTGTAAGATCCAGACTTGAAGTCACTGATGACCTTGAGAAAGTTTGCAATGAGATAGTTGACACCTGCTTGTACAAG gGAAGTCGAGACAACATGAGTGTGATATTGATCTGTTTTCCGAATGCACCAAAGGTATTGCCAGAGGCGGTGAAAAGAGAGGCAGAGTTGGACAAGTACCTGGAAAGCAGAGTAGAAG